One Natronomonas gomsonensis genomic window, CTCCAGCAGTCCGCGGGCCGCGTCGTCGTCCAAATCGAGACGACCGCCCCCTTGTTGTTGCTGTCGGCGCAGGCCTCGGGCATTCCCATCGAACCGCCGGTGGTCATTCGGGAGGGCACCGCCGAAATCGAGGTTCGGGCCTCCCACGACCGACTATCGACCCTCGGCGAGGAACTCGACCGGTTCGGACTCTCCTACACCGTCGAGGCCGTCCACGAGGACACGGACCCCGACCGACTGCTCTCGAAGCGACAGGCCGAGTTACTGTTGACGGCCGTCGAGTGTGGCTACTACGACACGCCGCGGGAGTGTTCGCTCACCGAACTCGCCGACGCGGTGGGGCTCGCCAAATCGACGTGTAGCGAGACGCTCCACCGCGCCGAGGGGCGGGTCATCCGCCGGTTCACCGAACAGAACCTCGTCCCGCGAGGCGACATCGAGGCCCAGACCGACTCGCCGACGATGCTCTCGAACCGAACATAATCGGGGGAACGTCCACCCAACTCCGCCGTCGAGTGGCGGGTATGTCCGAGTCGACACTCGACGTTCGCGAACTCGCGCCGACCGAACGCCACCCGACGATTCACGAGGCCTTCGAGGAGTTAGACGCCGGCGAGACGCTGACGATACGCAACGACCACGACCCGAAGCCACTGTTCTACGAGTTCAGCGCGGAGGTAGAGGCCTTCGACGCCGAGGGCTACGAGGTCGAACAGCGCGGTCCCCAAGAGTTCGTCGCTCGCCTGCCGAAAAAGTAGTCGCCGAGTCGCACTCACCGCCAGATGGCGGTCACGACGCCGTCCTCGACGGTCACCGTGTCGTACTGCAACCTCCGGTCGTCGAGTTTGGGGTACAGCAACTTCGGCGCCCGGTCGTTCAACTGCAACAGCAGGTCGTCGCCGAGTTCCGGCACCGTTTCGAGCGTCCGCTGGAGCGGTTCCGGCGGCGGGAGTTCGCGCACATCGAGGAACTCCGTCGGTCGGTCCTCCGGGGCGGCAAGCGCTCGCCGCCACGCCGCTATCGGTGGGTCGGTCATCGTCCCGGACATACTCGAACCGTGGCGGGGGACGCTCCAGTGTGTTCTCCCGAACAGGTTCGGGACGGCACTCTCGGGGGCGTGAGACGAACGACGACGTATGTCGAGGAAAGCGCCCACTTCCGAGGGACCGCCGGCCGCTCCGGTCGACACCGACGACCGCCCGTTCGTTCTCGTCTGGGAGTTGACTCAGGCGTGTGACCTCGCCTGCGACCACTGCCGGGCGTCCGCTCGCCCCCAGCGCCACCCCGAGGAGTTGACGACCGAGGAGGGCAAACGACTGCTCGATGCGGCCCGCCGCTTCGGCGACGGGCAACTGGTCGTCCTCTCGGGTGGTGACCCCATGGTTCGGGAGGACGTTCGGGACCTCGTCGCCTACGGCAGCGACGTCGGCCTCCGGATGACGCTCACCCCGAGCGGAACGGCGTCGCTGACGGCCGACCGAGTCGGTGAGGTGGCCGACGCTGGCCTCAAGCGGCTCGCGCTCAGCATCGACGGCCCCGCGGCCGTTCACGATACCTTCCGGGGGGAGGTGGGAAGTTTCGAGCGGACGAAAGCCGCCGCCGAAACCGCCCGCGAGGTCGGCCTCCCCTTGCAAATCAACACGACCGTCTGTGCGGCGACCGTCGAGACGCTGCCGGCGGTTCGGGACATCGTCGCCGAGTTGGGCGCCGTCCTCTGGTCGGTGTTCTTCCTCGTCCCCGTCGGTCGGGGCCGTCGACTGGAGTCCGTCAGCCCCGACCGCGCCGAGTCGGTCATGGAGTGGCTCCACGCCGTCGCCGACGAGGCGCCGTTCGGCGTGAAGACGACCGAAGCACCACACTACCGCCGCGTCGGACTCCAACGGGAAGGTTCCGAACCGGCAGTGGGTGACGCCCCGACCGACACCGATGGCCTCGGCCGACGGTCGGGCATCGTCGCCGGCGACGGCTTCGCCTTCGTCTCCCACACCGGCGAGGTGTTCCCCTCGGGGTTCCTGCCGAAATCCGCCGGCAACGTCCGAGAGAGGGGGCTGGTCTCGACGTACCGGAGTGCGCCGCTGTTCGAGCGGCTTCGGGACCGCGACCGACTGCGCGGGAAGTGTGGCGCCTGCCCCTACCGAGGTGTCTGTGGCGGGAGTCGTTCGCGGGCGTTCGCGACCACCGGCGACCCGCTCGAAAGCGATCCCCTGTGTCCGTACGTTCCCGAGGGGTACGACGGCCCGCTCCCGGACGGCGTCGCGGCGACCGATTCGGACGGGGGCGTTCCGTGGTGAGGAGGGAACTCGGGGTTCGAATGCGGTCGTATCTTGGAACGGAGAACCGACTCCCGGCTATCGATTGTAGCGAACATCTTCGGGGAAATCGATTTGCCGACGGCGGACCGACGCCCGCCATGGTCGAACGACCGGAACGAAGCCGAACCGAGGGCGGCGAACGGGCACCCACCGGCCGGGAGTGGGAGGTGTTCGTCCGGGACGCCGGCGACGACCCCATGCGCCACGCCGGGAGCGTCCGCGCCCGCGGCGCCGAGACGGCCCACGAACTGGCCAGTCGGCTGTTCGCGTGGTACGCCACCGACATCTGGGTGTGTCCCGCCGAGGAGATGTCGCGGTTCAGCACTCACGAGGCCGAGGGCGCCTCCGCCGACGTGCCGCGGGAGGAGCCACGAACCACGGAGGGGTTCTGACGTGATTTCGGTCAGCACGCTGCTGTGTGACCACGCCGCAGGCGGGAACCGACTCCGTTACGATGTCGACACCGGCGACACCGACCCCGTCTCGACGGCACCACAGCGACGGCCCGTCGTCGTCTGGAACACCACGAACGGCTGTAACCTGCGCTGTGCGCACTGCTATGCGGGTTCAGGTGGACCGGAGCGGCCGGGCGGGGACGAACTGACGACTGAGGAGGGCAAACGGCTCCTCTCGGAGTTGGCCGACTACGGCGCCCCCGTCGTCCTCTTTTCCGGCGGCGAACCGCTCGTCAGAGACGACCTCGCGGAACTCGTCGCCCACGCCGCAGACGAGGGACTTCGCCCGGTGCTGTCGACGAACGGGACGCTGTTGACCGTCGAGCGCGCCCGTGAACTGAAGCGAGCGGGCCTCGCCTACGCGGGGGTGTCCGTCGACGGCCTCCCCGAGCGCAACGACGAGTTCCGCGGCGTCGACGGCGCCTTCGACGCCGCCATCGACGGCATCGAGTCGTGTCTCGATGTCGGCCTCAAGACCGGCCTACGGTACACGGTCACCGGTCGGAACGTCGACGACCTCGAAGGGGTCATCGAGTTGCTCCGTGAGGTCGGCGTCGACCGGTTCTGTTTCTATCATCTCGCCTACAGCGGCCGCGGTGCCGACCTCGAAGGCGTCGATTTGACCGACGACCAGCGCCGCCGGGTCGTCCGAACGCTGTGTGACCGAACTGTCGAGGCCCACCGCTCGGGTGACGATATAGAGACGCTTTTGGTCGGCAACTACGCCGATGCCGGGTTCCTCGTCGAGTACGCCCGCGAACGGTTCGGAGAGGTGGCCGCACGGCGCGTTTACGACCGACTGGAGCGCAACGGCGGCGACCCCGCAGGCGAGCGAGTGGCCGCCGTCGACTCCCGCGGCAACGTCCACCCGACGCAGTTCTGGCGCACCTACAGCCTCGGCAACGTCCGCGACAGGTCCTTCGGCGACATCTGGGAGGACGAGTCGAACCCGCTGTTGGCGGCGCTTCGGAACCGCTCGGAGCGCCTCCGTGGCCGGTGTGCGGAGTGTCGCTATCAAGAGGTTTGCCGCGGCGGCTCCCGACTCCGGGCGCTGTCGGCCGGCAACGGCCTCTTCGGTCCGGACCCGCAGTGCTATCTCGACGCCGAGGAGCGCCGGGGAGCGCCGCCGCCGACCGCAGATGCCGACTGAGCGGGCGCGGCGCCCCCGAGGACTTTCACGCTTGGCCACGAACCGCCGCCGATGAGCGCCTCCTCGACGACTGCGCGGTGGACGCGGCTGTTCGTACTCGCCGGTCTCGGGTGGTTCGTCTGCTGGCAGGCGGCGGTCGTCGCCGGCGTCGGCCGCCCCACCGTCGTCGTCGGCCTGTACGGCTTCGTCCTGCATACGGTGTTCGGGAAGGCCTACGCGCTCGTTCCCTCCTACTTCGACCGAGCGCTCGCGTTCCCGCGAGCGCCGGCGATTCATCTCCCGCTTGCGGTTCTAGGGACCGCCGCTGTCGCGGCGGAGGCGGTCGGGCTCGTTCCGACCCTGTGGGGGACCGCCGGCGCCGCGCTGTGGGCGCTCGGCTGTCTCGTCTTCGTCGGGACCCTCGTCTGGAGCGTCCGCGACAACCTCTCCGGCGGCGAAACCGGGACCAGCGACGCGAAGGCCGACAGACGGCGGGTCGACCGCTTCGCCAACGCCTTCGTCCCCGTCGCGCTCGGCTACCTCCTCCTCGGGTCGGTGCTGTCGCTCGATGTCGGATTCGGTCCACTCCCGACCGGTGGCCCGCCGGTGACTCACCTCTTCGCGGCCGGGACGGCCGCGCTCCTCGTGTTCACGCTCGGCTTCCGACTGCTGCCTCGATTCCTCGTCGTCGAACCGCGGTGGCCGCTCGTGGCCGTCGTCCTCCCCGCCGGCGCGGCCGGGCCGCTCCTTTTGACGACTTCCTTCGGCGGCGGCGGGTGGTTCCACCTCGGGGCCGGCGTTCAGGCGCTCGCTCTCCTCGGGTTCGCCGTCGCCTACGTCGACATGTTCTTCCGGAGCGATCGGCGTCGAATCGGGCTGTACACCGTCGCCGTTGCCGCCGTCGCCGCGGCGGGGGTCGCACTGCTCGGCGTCTACATGGCGGTCGGCGGAATCCGTCCCGGGGTCGCTTCGGCCCACGCTCGCCTCGCGTTGCTCGGCTTTCTCGGCCTCGCCGTCGTCGGCGTCGAATACCAGTTCTATCCGCCGACCGTCGCCTCGGCGATGGGGGTCGACGACCGAACCGCAGGGGTCGCCGTCGCCCTGCTCGCCGTCGGCGTCGTCGCGGAGGGCGGTGGACTGCTCGTCGGCACGGAGGCGGCCGTCGAGGGTGGTCGGTGGCTGGCGCTGGCCGGCGCCGTCGCTCACGCGGTCGTGTTGCTCGCCGTGTTCTGGGCGCGCCGAAACCGGAGGTAAGTCACTGCTCGTCCCTCGACGTGGTGAGTTGCGGCTCGAAGGCGGCATCGGGGCCGAACAGCGACCACGCCAACAGCAGGAACCCGAGGGCGATGGAGGCGCTGTGGACGGTGACACCGACGAGCAGCGAGGCGAGTTCCGATTGGTGCAGTAGCCCCCCGAGCAGCGTCCCGCCGGTGATACAGCCGAGGCCGGCCGACAGCGCCCGAAGCGACCGCGAGCCGGTTCGTCGGTATGCCCGGACGGCGAGCAGCGTCACGAATCCGCCGACGACGAGCGTCACCGTGTTGGCCACGACCACGGCCAACTGGAGTCCGTCGGCGGTCATCTGGTCAGTCCCCTCCGTGTGTGCCGTTGTCCACCCTTCATACTCATGAATACGGCACCCGTGGGTTTCAATCGGTAGTCGGCGTCCCAGTTCCTGAGAGTCGACACGGCTACTCGACGGTCCGGCTCTCGAACGTCGGAAGCACGTCGAGTTCCTCCGTCGGCGGGTTGGCGAGCAACTCCCGGGCGACGACGCGCTTGTGAACCTCGTCGGCGCCGTCGACGATACGGAAGGCACGAACCGACTCGTAGAAATCCGACAGCGGGAGGTCCTTGCCGATGCCGCTGCCGCCGCAGGCTTGGACGGCGTTGTCGACGGCCTCCTGGAC contains:
- a CDS encoding DUF7521 family protein encodes the protein MTADGLQLAVVVANTVTLVVGGFVTLLAVRAYRRTGSRSLRALSAGLGCITGGTLLGGLLHQSELASLLVGVTVHSASIALGFLLLAWSLFGPDAAFEPQLTTSRDEQ
- a CDS encoding DUF2249 domain-containing protein, encoding MSESTLDVRELAPTERHPTIHEAFEELDAGETLTIRNDHDPKPLFYEFSAEVEAFDAEGYEVEQRGPQEFVARLPKK
- a CDS encoding helix-turn-helix domain-containing protein; its protein translation is MPRAELTIDLPERTWIHQVTTTHADATFRVLATMPTDDVGFALVEITAPELEPVIRSMVENPQINDAEPLQQSAGRVVVQIETTAPLLLLSAQASGIPIEPPVVIREGTAEIEVRASHDRLSTLGEELDRFGLSYTVEAVHEDTDPDRLLSKRQAELLLTAVECGYYDTPRECSLTELADAVGLAKSTCSETLHRAEGRVIRRFTEQNLVPRGDIEAQTDSPTMLSNRT
- a CDS encoding TIGR04347 family pseudo-SAM/SPASM protein, translating into MISVSTLLCDHAAGGNRLRYDVDTGDTDPVSTAPQRRPVVVWNTTNGCNLRCAHCYAGSGGPERPGGDELTTEEGKRLLSELADYGAPVVLFSGGEPLVRDDLAELVAHAADEGLRPVLSTNGTLLTVERARELKRAGLAYAGVSVDGLPERNDEFRGVDGAFDAAIDGIESCLDVGLKTGLRYTVTGRNVDDLEGVIELLREVGVDRFCFYHLAYSGRGADLEGVDLTDDQRRRVVRTLCDRTVEAHRSGDDIETLLVGNYADAGFLVEYARERFGEVAARRVYDRLERNGGDPAGERVAAVDSRGNVHPTQFWRTYSLGNVRDRSFGDIWEDESNPLLAALRNRSERLRGRCAECRYQEVCRGGSRLRALSAGNGLFGPDPQCYLDAEERRGAPPPTADAD
- a CDS encoding TIGR04053 family radical SAM/SPASM domain-containing protein, which translates into the protein MSRKAPTSEGPPAAPVDTDDRPFVLVWELTQACDLACDHCRASARPQRHPEELTTEEGKRLLDAARRFGDGQLVVLSGGDPMVREDVRDLVAYGSDVGLRMTLTPSGTASLTADRVGEVADAGLKRLALSIDGPAAVHDTFRGEVGSFERTKAAAETAREVGLPLQINTTVCAATVETLPAVRDIVAELGAVLWSVFFLVPVGRGRRLESVSPDRAESVMEWLHAVADEAPFGVKTTEAPHYRRVGLQREGSEPAVGDAPTDTDGLGRRSGIVAGDGFAFVSHTGEVFPSGFLPKSAGNVRERGLVSTYRSAPLFERLRDRDRLRGKCGACPYRGVCGGSRSRAFATTGDPLESDPLCPYVPEGYDGPLPDGVAATDSDGGVPW
- a CDS encoding Htur_1727 family rSAM-partnered candidate RiPP, translating into MVERPERSRTEGGERAPTGREWEVFVRDAGDDPMRHAGSVRARGAETAHELASRLFAWYATDIWVCPAEEMSRFSTHEAEGASADVPREEPRTTEGF
- a CDS encoding DUF2249 domain-containing protein encodes the protein MTDPPIAAWRRALAAPEDRPTEFLDVRELPPPEPLQRTLETVPELGDDLLLQLNDRAPKLLYPKLDDRRLQYDTVTVEDGVVTAIWR